From the Paraburkholderia sp. PREW-6R genome, one window contains:
- a CDS encoding glycine zipper 2TM domain-containing protein yields the protein MDNLNTQPTQQPGSQRRLHPLIATAAGAVIVASLVATAAMTGVFPKASSSGAQTQTSQAAPVTAQQPGVVDSAAPAAPSPQQAAPQVAAQQPVVQTTQPVPSPAPTQYAQQQAPAAAPQYAQQPPSQPAYCSTCGTVVAISAVRQEGHGTGIGAVGGAVAGGVVGNQFGGGGGRTAMTILGALGGGLAGNSVEKHIRSTTAYSVRVHMENGKTRYFTYHEAPPFQQGQRVRVENGTLVAS from the coding sequence ATGGATAACCTCAATACGCAACCCACGCAACAGCCAGGTTCACAACGGCGTCTTCATCCGCTGATCGCGACGGCGGCCGGCGCGGTCATCGTCGCCAGCCTCGTTGCAACAGCCGCCATGACAGGTGTGTTCCCGAAGGCGTCGAGCAGCGGCGCACAAACCCAAACGTCGCAGGCCGCCCCAGTCACCGCGCAACAGCCGGGCGTCGTAGACTCCGCGGCGCCTGCCGCTCCGTCGCCGCAGCAGGCCGCTCCGCAGGTTGCGGCGCAGCAGCCTGTCGTCCAGACAACGCAACCTGTTCCGAGCCCGGCCCCGACGCAGTACGCGCAACAGCAAGCCCCGGCCGCAGCGCCGCAATACGCACAGCAGCCGCCCTCCCAGCCTGCCTACTGCTCGACGTGCGGCACGGTGGTCGCCATTTCGGCAGTACGTCAGGAAGGACATGGCACTGGCATCGGCGCGGTAGGCGGCGCGGTGGCAGGTGGCGTGGTGGGTAACCAGTTCGGCGGCGGCGGCGGCCGCACGGCGATGACGATTCTCGGTGCGCTGGGCGGCGGTCTCGCCGGTAACTCGGTCGAAAAGCATATTCGCAGCACTACGGCGTACTCGGTGCGCGTGCATATGGAAAACGGCAAGACGCGTTATTTCACTTACCACGAAGCGCCGCCGTTCCAGCAAGGTCAACGCGTGCGCGTCGAGAATGGCACGCTGGTGGCGAGCTGA
- the iscA gene encoding iron-sulfur cluster assembly protein IscA, whose amino-acid sequence MAITLTEKAAQHVQKYLTRRGKGVGLRVGVRTTGCSGLAYKLEYVDELAPEDEVFECNGVKVVVDPKSLAYIDGTELDFAREGLNEGFKFNNPNVKDECGCGESFRV is encoded by the coding sequence ATGGCAATTACGTTGACCGAAAAGGCAGCACAGCACGTCCAGAAATATTTGACCCGCCGCGGGAAAGGCGTTGGATTGCGCGTCGGCGTGCGCACCACGGGTTGCTCCGGCTTGGCCTACAAGCTCGAGTACGTGGATGAACTCGCGCCTGAAGACGAAGTGTTCGAATGCAACGGCGTGAAGGTCGTTGTCGATCCGAAAAGCCTCGCCTATATCGACGGCACCGAACTCGATTTCGCACGCGAAGGGTTGAACGAAGGCTTCAAGTTCAACAATCCGAACGTGAAGGACGAATGCGGGTGCGGCGAGTCGTTCCGCGTGTAA
- the hscA gene encoding Fe-S protein assembly chaperone HscA: protein MALLQISEPGMAPAPHQRRLAVGIDLGTTNSLVAAVRSGVPDVLPDEEGHALLPSVVRYLEKGGRRIGRAAKAEAATDPRNTIVSVKRFMGRGKAEVEGAENAPYDFVDAPGMVQIRTVDGVKSPVEVSAEILATLRQRAEDSLGDELVGAVITVPAYFDEAQRQATKDAARLAGLNVLRLLNEPTAAAIAYGLDNGSEGLYAVYDLGGGTFDLSILKLTKGVFEVLAAGGDSALGGDDFDHALYRHVLEQSGIAPNTLAPEDVRLLLDSVRATKEALSDAPVASVQARLSNGTEIDLTVDEATFEAITQALVARTLGPTKKALRDARVATKDIKGVVLVGGATRMPVIRRAVEAFFGQPPLTNLDPDQVVALGAAIQADLLAGNRGADGDDWLLLDVIPLSLGVETMGGLTEKIIPRNSTIPVARAQDFTTFKDGQTAMAIHVVQGERELVSDCRSLARFELRGIPPMAAGAARIRVTYQVDADGLLSVFAREQGSGVEASVVVKPSYGLADDDIAKMLEDSFSTAEVDMRARALREAQVEARRLVEATDAALAADAELLDDSERAELDALLAALRNVAQSDDADLIEAATKKLAEGTDEFAARRMNKGIRRALAGRKLDDI from the coding sequence ATGGCCCTACTGCAAATCTCCGAACCCGGCATGGCGCCGGCGCCCCATCAGCGGCGCCTCGCGGTCGGCATCGACCTCGGCACCACCAACTCGCTCGTAGCGGCTGTGCGCAGCGGCGTGCCCGACGTGCTGCCCGACGAAGAAGGTCACGCGCTGCTGCCATCCGTCGTGCGTTACCTGGAAAAGGGCGGCCGGCGCATTGGCCGCGCGGCCAAGGCCGAGGCCGCCACTGATCCGCGCAACACGATCGTGTCGGTCAAGCGTTTCATGGGCCGTGGCAAGGCGGAAGTGGAGGGCGCGGAAAACGCACCCTACGATTTCGTCGACGCACCCGGCATGGTGCAGATCCGTACCGTGGACGGCGTGAAGAGCCCGGTCGAGGTGTCGGCGGAAATTCTCGCGACGCTGCGTCAGCGCGCCGAAGATTCGCTCGGCGACGAGCTCGTCGGCGCGGTCATCACCGTGCCCGCCTATTTCGACGAAGCGCAGCGCCAGGCGACCAAAGACGCCGCGCGTCTCGCCGGCCTGAACGTGCTGCGTCTGCTGAACGAGCCGACCGCGGCCGCGATCGCCTACGGCCTCGACAACGGCTCTGAAGGCCTTTACGCGGTCTACGACCTCGGCGGCGGCACCTTCGATCTGTCGATTCTGAAACTGACGAAAGGCGTGTTCGAAGTGCTCGCGGCGGGCGGCGACTCCGCGCTCGGCGGCGACGACTTCGACCACGCGTTGTACCGTCACGTGCTGGAGCAGTCCGGCATTGCGCCGAACACGCTCGCCCCCGAAGACGTGCGCCTGCTGCTCGACAGCGTGCGCGCCACCAAGGAGGCGCTGTCGGACGCGCCGGTCGCTAGCGTGCAGGCCCGGCTCTCGAACGGCACTGAGATCGATCTGACGGTCGACGAGGCGACGTTCGAAGCGATCACGCAGGCGCTGGTCGCGCGCACGCTCGGTCCGACGAAAAAAGCGCTGCGCGACGCCAGGGTTGCGACGAAGGACATCAAGGGCGTGGTGCTGGTTGGCGGTGCAACGCGCATGCCGGTGATTCGCCGCGCGGTCGAAGCGTTTTTCGGCCAGCCTCCGCTGACGAACCTCGACCCGGATCAGGTCGTCGCGCTGGGTGCGGCGATCCAGGCTGATCTGCTCGCGGGCAATCGCGGTGCGGACGGCGACGATTGGTTGCTCCTCGACGTGATTCCGCTGTCGCTCGGCGTCGAGACCATGGGCGGCCTGACCGAGAAGATCATTCCGCGCAATTCGACCATTCCGGTGGCGCGTGCGCAGGATTTCACCACGTTCAAGGACGGCCAGACGGCGATGGCGATCCACGTCGTGCAAGGCGAGCGCGAGCTCGTCAGCGATTGCCGCTCGCTCGCGCGGTTCGAACTGCGCGGCATTCCGCCAATGGCCGCCGGCGCCGCCCGCATTCGCGTCACCTACCAGGTCGACGCGGATGGGCTGCTTTCCGTATTCGCGCGGGAACAGGGTTCCGGCGTGGAAGCGTCGGTGGTGGTGAAGCCGTCCTACGGTCTTGCCGACGACGACATCGCGAAGATGCTCGAAGACAGTTTCTCGACCGCCGAAGTCGACATGCGCGCGCGTGCGCTGCGCGAGGCGCAGGTGGAAGCTCGCCGTCTGGTCGAAGCAACCGACGCCGCGCTTGCCGCCGACGCCGAGTTGCTCGACGACAGCGAGCGCGCGGAGCTGGACGCGTTGCTCGCCGCGCTGCGCAACGTCGCTCAGAGCGACGACGCGGATTTGATCGAAGCTGCCACCAAAAAGCTCGCGGAAGGCACCGACGAATTCGCCGCCCGTCGCATGAACAAGGGCATTCGCCGCGCGCTTGCGGGTCGCAAGCTCGACGACATCTGA
- the prfB gene encoding peptide chain release factor 2 (programmed frameshift) has translation MEAERLNAIEASLADLRTRADSLRGYLDYDDKALRLIEVNRELEDPDVWNDSKHAQALGREKKLLDDTVGKLTSLDNDLRDAQDLFEMAREENDEETLVACESDAQEIEQRVADMEFRRMFANPADPNNAFLDIQAGAGGTEACDWAAMLLRQYLRYCERKGFKTEVLEQTDGDVAGIKNATIKIEGEYAYGFLRTETGVHRLVRKSPFDSSGGRHTSFSSVFVYPEIDDSIEVDINPADLRIDTYRASGAGGQHINKTDSAVRITHLPSGIVVQCQNDRSQHRNRAEAMAMLKSRLYEAEIRKRQEEQDKLEAGKTDVGWGHQIRSYVLDNSRIKDLRTNVEISNTKSVLDGDLDPFISASLKQGV, from the exons ATGGAAGCGGAACGTCTCAACGCGATCGAAGCCTCACTCGCGGACCTGCGCACTCGCGCGGACTCGCTACGGGGGTATCTT GACTACGACGACAAAGCACTGCGTCTAATCGAAGTCAACCGGGAACTCGAAGACCCGGACGTCTGGAATGACTCCAAGCACGCCCAGGCCCTCGGCCGGGAGAAGAAACTGCTCGACGACACGGTCGGCAAACTCACGTCGCTCGACAACGACCTGCGCGATGCACAGGACCTGTTCGAAATGGCGCGCGAAGAAAACGACGAGGAAACGCTCGTCGCCTGCGAATCCGATGCGCAGGAAATCGAACAGCGTGTGGCCGATATGGAATTCCGCCGGATGTTCGCGAATCCGGCCGACCCGAACAACGCATTCCTCGACATTCAGGCTGGCGCCGGCGGCACCGAAGCGTGCGACTGGGCGGCCATGCTGCTGCGCCAGTACCTGCGCTACTGCGAGCGCAAGGGTTTCAAAACCGAAGTACTCGAACAGACCGACGGCGACGTCGCGGGCATCAAGAACGCCACGATCAAGATCGAAGGCGAATACGCGTATGGCTTCCTGCGCACCGAAACCGGCGTGCACCGCCTCGTGCGCAAGTCGCCGTTCGATTCGTCGGGCGGGCGTCATACGTCGTTCTCGTCGGTGTTCGTGTACCCGGAAATCGACGACTCGATCGAAGTGGACATCAACCCGGCCGATCTGCGGATCGACACCTACCGCGCATCCGGCGCGGGCGGTCAGCACATCAACAAGACCGACTCGGCCGTGCGGATTACGCACTTGCCGTCGGGTATCGTCGTGCAGTGCCAGAACGACCGCTCGCAGCACCGCAACCGCGCCGAAGCGATGGCCATGCTGAAATCGCGTCTGTACGAAGCGGAAATCCGCAAACGTCAGGAAGAGCAGGACAAGCTCGAAGCCGGTAAGACCGATGTGGGCTGGGGTCATCAGATCCGCTCGTACGTGCTGGATAACAGCCGTATCAAGGATTTGCGCACCAACGTCGAAATCAGCAACACCAAGAGCGTGCTCGACGGCGACCTCGACCCGTTCATCAGCGCGAGCCTGAAACAGGGCGTCTAG
- the lysS gene encoding lysine--tRNA ligase gives MGQPSAAQPGATQPASIPEDDNKIIAERREKLRELREQGVAYPNDFRPTHHAEDLQSQYEHADKEALEANRLEVAIAGRMMLKRVMGKASFATVRDGSGQIQFFITPADVGEATYDAFKKWDMGDIVAARGVLFRTNKGELSVRCTELRLLSKSLRPLPDKFHGLSDQEMKYRQRYVDLIVTPETRKTFVARTKAISSIRKFMAQADFMEVETPMLHPIPGGAAAKPFTTHHNALDMQMFLRIAPELYLKRLVVGGFERVFEINRNFRNEGVSVRHNPEFTMIEFYAAYTDYKWVMDFTEQLIRQAAIDALGTATITYQGRELDLARPFHRLTITQAIQKYAPQYTNEQLADSAFLRTELKKFGVDASQPQFLNAGVGSLQLALFEETAESQLWEPTYIIDYPVEVSPLARASDKVDGITERFELFITGREIANGFSELNDPEDQAARFRKQVDQKDAGDEEAMFYDADYIRALEYGMPPAGGCGIGIDRLVMMLTDSPSIRDVILFPHLRRED, from the coding sequence ATGGGCCAGCCCAGCGCGGCCCAGCCTGGTGCGACGCAACCCGCTTCCATCCCCGAGGACGATAACAAGATCATCGCCGAGCGCCGCGAGAAGCTGCGCGAGTTGCGTGAGCAAGGCGTCGCCTATCCAAACGACTTCCGCCCCACGCATCACGCAGAAGACCTGCAGTCGCAATATGAGCACGCCGACAAGGAAGCGCTCGAAGCGAACCGCCTCGAAGTGGCGATCGCCGGCCGCATGATGCTCAAACGCGTCATGGGCAAGGCAAGTTTCGCGACCGTGCGCGACGGCTCGGGCCAGATCCAGTTCTTCATCACGCCGGCCGACGTCGGCGAGGCCACGTACGACGCGTTCAAGAAGTGGGACATGGGCGACATCGTCGCGGCGCGCGGCGTGCTGTTCCGCACGAACAAGGGCGAGCTGTCCGTGCGCTGCACGGAACTGCGCCTGCTGTCGAAGTCGCTGCGTCCGTTGCCGGACAAGTTTCATGGTCTATCGGACCAGGAAATGAAGTACCGCCAACGCTATGTCGATCTGATCGTCACGCCGGAAACGCGCAAGACTTTCGTCGCGCGCACGAAAGCGATCTCGTCGATCCGCAAGTTCATGGCGCAGGCCGATTTCATGGAAGTCGAAACGCCGATGCTCCACCCTATTCCGGGCGGCGCGGCGGCCAAGCCGTTCACCACGCACCACAATGCGCTCGACATGCAGATGTTCCTGCGCATTGCGCCGGAGCTGTATCTGAAGCGCCTCGTGGTCGGCGGTTTTGAGCGCGTGTTCGAGATCAACCGCAACTTCCGCAATGAGGGCGTTTCCGTGCGCCACAATCCGGAATTTACGATGATCGAGTTCTACGCCGCCTACACCGATTACAAGTGGGTGATGGACTTCACCGAGCAACTGATCCGCCAGGCGGCGATCGACGCATTGGGCACTGCCACCATCACCTATCAGGGCCGCGAACTGGATCTGGCGCGACCGTTCCATCGCCTGACCATCACCCAGGCGATCCAGAAATACGCGCCGCAATACACGAACGAACAACTCGCTGACAGCGCTTTCCTGCGCACGGAACTGAAAAAGTTCGGCGTGGACGCATCGCAGCCGCAATTTCTGAACGCTGGGGTCGGGTCGCTGCAACTCGCGCTCTTTGAAGAGACCGCTGAGTCGCAATTGTGGGAGCCGACGTACATCATCGACTATCCGGTCGAAGTGTCGCCGCTTGCGCGCGCATCGGACAAGGTCGACGGGATCACCGAGCGTTTCGAGCTGTTCATCACGGGCCGCGAGATCGCGAATGGCTTCTCGGAACTGAACGATCCGGAAGACCAGGCCGCCCGCTTCAGGAAGCAGGTCGATCAGAAAGACGCAGGCGACGAAGAAGCAATGTTCTACGACGCCGACTACATTCGGGCGCTGGAATATGGAATGCCGCCGGCGGGCGGTTGCGGGATCGGTATCGACCGCCTGGTCATGATGCTGACCGACAGCCCGAGTATCCGCGACGTCATTCTGTTTCCACATCTACGTCGCGAGGATTGA
- the iscX gene encoding Fe-S cluster assembly protein IscX codes for MKWTDTQDIAMALTDKHQDVDPQQVRFTDLHRWVTELEGFDDDPERSNEKILEAIQAAWIEDADY; via the coding sequence ATGAAGTGGACCGATACGCAAGACATCGCGATGGCCCTGACGGACAAGCACCAGGACGTCGATCCGCAGCAGGTGCGCTTCACCGATTTGCACCGCTGGGTCACGGAACTGGAAGGTTTCGACGACGATCCGGAACGGTCGAACGAAAAAATCCTCGAAGCGATTCAGGCCGCCTGGATCGAAGACGCGGATTACTAG
- the iscU gene encoding Fe-S cluster assembly scaffold IscU translates to MAYSDKVLDHYENPRNVGSFSKDDDTVGTGMVGAPACGDVMKLQIRVGADGVIEDAKFKTYGCGSAIASSSLVTEWVKGKTLDEAMSIKNTQIAEELALPPVKIHCSILAEDAIKAAVADYKQRHGEAAAVEGDKQHA, encoded by the coding sequence ATGGCTTATAGCGACAAGGTTCTGGACCATTACGAAAACCCCCGTAACGTGGGTTCGTTCTCGAAAGACGACGACACGGTCGGCACCGGCATGGTCGGCGCACCGGCTTGTGGCGACGTGATGAAGTTGCAGATCCGCGTGGGCGCGGACGGCGTGATCGAAGACGCGAAGTTCAAGACGTACGGCTGTGGTTCGGCCATTGCGTCGAGCTCGCTTGTCACCGAATGGGTGAAGGGCAAGACGCTGGACGAGGCGATGTCGATCAAGAACACGCAGATTGCCGAAGAATTGGCGCTGCCGCCGGTCAAGATCCACTGTTCGATTCTCGCGGAAGACGCGATCAAGGCAGCGGTGGCCGACTACAAGCAACGTCACGGCGAAGCAGCGGCGGTCGAAGGCGACAAGCAGCACGCTTGA
- the hscB gene encoding Fe-S protein assembly co-chaperone HscB, translating into MASLNDSHFDLFGLPAQFALDDSALDHAYRTVQAQVHPDRFAAAGDAQKRIAMQWATRTNEAYQTLRDPLKRATYLLHLRGIDVGAENNTAMEPAFLMQQMEWREGIEDAAAAKNVDALDALLTELRDEERVRFDKLGALLDSGANQAAGEAVRQLMFIERVASEIGTQIERLEG; encoded by the coding sequence ATGGCCTCGCTGAACGACAGCCACTTCGACCTGTTCGGTCTGCCGGCACAATTCGCGCTCGACGATTCGGCGCTCGATCACGCGTACCGCACAGTCCAGGCGCAAGTGCACCCCGACCGGTTCGCGGCCGCCGGCGACGCGCAAAAGCGCATCGCGATGCAATGGGCGACGCGTACCAACGAGGCTTATCAGACACTGCGCGATCCGCTAAAGCGCGCGACCTACCTGTTGCATCTGCGCGGCATCGACGTCGGCGCGGAGAACAATACCGCGATGGAGCCGGCGTTCCTGATGCAGCAGATGGAATGGCGCGAGGGCATCGAGGACGCGGCCGCGGCGAAAAATGTCGACGCGCTCGACGCATTGCTCACCGAACTGCGCGACGAAGAGCGCGTGCGTTTTGACAAGCTCGGCGCGTTGCTCGACAGCGGCGCCAATCAGGCGGCAGGCGAGGCGGTGCGGCAGTTGATGTTCATCGAGCGGGTAGCGTCCGAGATCGGCACGCAGATCGAGCGTCTCGAAGGCTAG
- a CDS encoding IscS subfamily cysteine desulfurase translates to MNNDIPHLPIYMDYSATTPVDPRVVDKMIPYLREQFGNPASRSHAYGWDAERAVEEARENVAKLVNADPREIIWTSGATESDNLAIKGAAHFYKSKGKHIITVKTEHKAVLDTCRELEREGFDVTYLDVKDDGLIDLDKFKAALRPDTILVSVMSVNNEIGVVQDIEAIGEITREKGIIFHVDAAQATGKIEIDLQKLKVDLMSFSAHKTYGPKGIGALYVRRKPRIRIEAQMHGGGHERGMRSGTLATHQIVGMGEAFRIAREEMATENERVRMLRDRLLRGLSEMEEVYVNGDMEKRVPHNLNISFNFVEGESLIMAVKDVAVSSGSACTSASLEPSYVLRALGRNDELAHSSIRFTVGRFTTEQDVDYVINLLKTKISKLRDLSPLWEMHKDGIDISSIQWAAH, encoded by the coding sequence ATGAATAACGACATTCCCCATCTGCCCATTTACATGGACTACAGCGCCACGACTCCGGTCGACCCGCGCGTGGTGGACAAGATGATTCCGTACCTGCGTGAGCAGTTCGGCAACCCCGCATCGCGCAGCCATGCATATGGTTGGGACGCGGAGCGTGCAGTCGAAGAAGCGCGCGAAAACGTCGCGAAGCTCGTCAACGCCGATCCGCGCGAGATCATCTGGACGTCGGGCGCAACGGAATCGGACAACCTGGCGATCAAAGGCGCCGCGCACTTCTACAAGAGCAAGGGCAAGCACATCATCACGGTGAAGACCGAGCACAAGGCTGTGCTCGACACCTGCCGCGAGCTCGAGCGCGAAGGCTTCGACGTCACCTATCTGGACGTGAAGGACGACGGGCTGATCGACCTCGACAAGTTCAAGGCGGCACTGCGCCCGGACACGATTCTCGTGTCGGTCATGTCGGTGAACAATGAGATCGGCGTGGTGCAGGACATCGAGGCGATTGGCGAGATTACCCGTGAAAAAGGCATTATTTTTCACGTCGACGCGGCGCAGGCGACCGGCAAGATCGAAATCGACCTGCAAAAACTGAAAGTCGATCTGATGTCGTTCTCGGCGCATAAGACGTACGGTCCGAAGGGCATTGGCGCGCTGTATGTGCGTCGCAAGCCGCGTATCCGTATCGAGGCGCAGATGCACGGAGGCGGTCATGAGCGCGGTATGCGTTCGGGCACGCTGGCCACGCACCAGATCGTCGGCATGGGCGAGGCGTTCCGTATCGCGCGTGAAGAAATGGCCACCGAAAACGAACGTGTGCGCATGCTGCGCGACCGCTTGTTGCGCGGCCTGTCGGAAATGGAAGAAGTGTATGTGAACGGCGACATGGAAAAGCGTGTGCCGCACAACCTGAACATCAGCTTCAATTTCGTCGAAGGCGAATCGCTGATCATGGCTGTGAAAGACGTGGCGGTGTCATCGGGTTCGGCGTGCACGTCGGCGTCGCTGGAACCGTCGTATGTGTTGCGTGCGCTCGGCCGCAACGACGAACTGGCGCACAGTTCGATCCGCTTCACGGTGGGCCGTTTTACGACCGAACAGGATGTCGATTACGTGATCAACCTGTTGAAGACCAAGATTTCGAAGCTGCGCGATCTGTCGCCGCTGTGGGAAATGCATAAAGACGGCATCGATATTTCGAGCATCCAGTGGGCAGCGCACTGA
- the fdx gene encoding ISC system 2Fe-2S type ferredoxin, whose translation MPQIVVLPHVELCPEGAVIDAVPGKSICDNLLDNGIEIEHACEKSCACTTCHVIVREGFAALTPSEEDEDDLLDKAWGLEPASRLSCQAIVPAEQDLVVEIPRYSINHAKENH comes from the coding sequence ATGCCTCAAATCGTTGTGCTGCCTCATGTCGAGCTGTGCCCGGAAGGCGCGGTGATCGACGCCGTGCCCGGCAAGAGCATTTGCGACAACCTGCTCGATAACGGTATCGAGATCGAGCACGCGTGTGAGAAGTCATGTGCCTGTACCACGTGCCACGTGATCGTGCGTGAGGGTTTCGCCGCCTTGACGCCGTCCGAGGAAGACGAGGACGATCTGCTGGACAAGGCGTGGGGTCTCGAACCTGCTTCGCGCCTCTCATGTCAGGCCATCGTGCCGGCGGAGCAGGACCTGGTTGTCGAGATTCCGCGCTACTCCATCAATCACGCGAAGGAAAACCACTAA
- the recJ gene encoding single-stranded-DNA-specific exonuclease RecJ, with amino-acid sequence MTRIVTRASSPVDAEVLTRHGLHPVLARLYAARGVCVPDEIETGLARLVPPVALKGCEDAAVLLADAIQGKRRMLVVADYDCDGATACAVAVRGLRMFGGRIEYLVPNRFEYGYGLTPEIVALAARNPSGKPELLITVDNGIASVDGVQAANALGIDVLVTDHHLPGDELPPARAIVNPNQPGCTFPSKCIAGVGVMFYVLLALRAELRRRGAFSDAFVEPRLDGLLDLVALGTVADVVRLDGNNRVLVAQGLQRIRKGKMQPGIAALFRAAARDARQASGFDLGFALGPRLNAAGRLSDMSLGIECLTTDDVGRAWELAQQLDTMNRERREIEAGMQQQALEDLSSIEPDGATTITLFNPTWHQGVIGIVAGRLKEKFHRPSFTFALADDSGQIVKGSGRSIPGFHLRDALDLISKREPGLIARFGGHAMAAGLTIAAADVPRFTAAFESVGREWLSADTLSRTVETDGELEDAYFTPQFVEMLDAAVWGQGFPAPVFSGEFDIASQALVKDKHLKLQLVRGRQRFNAIWFNHTDTLPARTTLAYRLASDSWNGVSRVQLIVEHAAS; translated from the coding sequence ATGACTCGAATCGTTACGCGCGCTTCCTCTCCTGTCGACGCTGAAGTCCTTACGCGGCACGGTCTGCATCCGGTGCTCGCGCGTCTGTACGCGGCGCGCGGCGTGTGCGTACCGGACGAAATCGAAACCGGCCTCGCGCGGCTCGTGCCGCCTGTCGCGCTCAAGGGTTGCGAAGACGCCGCCGTGCTGCTCGCCGACGCCATCCAGGGCAAGCGCCGCATGCTGGTGGTCGCGGACTACGACTGCGACGGCGCCACTGCCTGCGCGGTCGCCGTGCGCGGCCTGCGCATGTTCGGCGGCCGCATCGAGTATCTGGTGCCCAACCGGTTCGAATACGGCTATGGCCTCACGCCCGAAATCGTCGCGCTGGCCGCGCGCAATCCGTCGGGCAAGCCGGAACTGCTGATCACCGTCGACAACGGCATTGCCAGCGTGGACGGCGTGCAGGCCGCCAACGCGCTCGGCATCGACGTGCTCGTCACCGATCATCATTTACCCGGCGACGAATTGCCGCCCGCGCGCGCGATCGTCAATCCGAATCAGCCGGGCTGCACGTTTCCGAGCAAGTGCATCGCGGGCGTCGGCGTGATGTTCTACGTGCTGCTCGCGCTGCGTGCCGAATTGCGCCGGCGCGGCGCGTTCAGCGATGCGTTTGTCGAACCGCGTCTCGACGGTCTGCTCGACCTGGTCGCGCTCGGCACCGTGGCGGACGTCGTCAGGCTCGACGGCAATAACCGCGTGCTGGTCGCGCAAGGTTTGCAGCGCATCCGCAAAGGCAAGATGCAACCGGGCATCGCCGCGCTTTTTCGGGCCGCCGCGCGCGACGCTCGCCAGGCGTCGGGTTTCGACCTCGGCTTCGCGCTGGGTCCGCGCCTGAATGCGGCGGGACGGCTTTCCGATATGTCGCTCGGGATCGAATGCCTGACGACGGACGACGTCGGCCGCGCATGGGAGCTCGCCCAGCAACTCGACACGATGAACCGCGAGCGTCGCGAAATCGAGGCCGGCATGCAGCAGCAGGCGCTCGAAGACCTGTCGTCGATCGAGCCGGACGGCGCGACCACCATCACCCTGTTCAATCCGACGTGGCATCAGGGCGTGATCGGCATCGTCGCGGGACGGCTGAAGGAGAAATTCCACCGGCCGTCCTTCACGTTCGCCCTCGCCGACGACAGCGGCCAGATCGTCAAAGGTTCGGGCCGCTCGATTCCGGGCTTTCACCTGCGCGACGCGCTCGATCTGATCTCGAAGCGCGAGCCCGGTCTGATCGCCCGATTCGGCGGTCACGCGATGGCGGCCGGCCTGACGATCGCCGCCGCCGACGTGCCGCGCTTTACGGCCGCGTTCGAATCGGTCGGCCGGGAATGGCTGTCGGCCGACACGCTGTCGCGCACCGTGGAAACCGACGGCGAGCTGGAAGACGCTTACTTCACGCCGCAATTCGTCGAAATGCTGGACGCGGCGGTGTGGGGTCAGGGCTTTCCGGCGCCCGTCTTTTCCGGCGAGTTCGACATTGCGTCACAGGCGCTCGTAAAGGACAAGCACCTGAAGCTGCAACTCGTGCGCGGACGCCAGCGTTTCAACGCAATCTGGTTCAATCACACCGACACGCTGCCCGCGCGCACCACGCTCGCGTACCGGCTCGCGAGCGACTCGTGGAACGGCGTGTCGCGCGTGCAACTGATCGTCGAGCACGCGGCAAGCTGA